The nucleotide window GCGAGCGTCTCGGGCGTCGTATTCAGGATGTGGGGGGTCTCTTCGAGCATCTGCTGGCGCTCGTGGTCGGGCGTGTCGCCGTGGCGGATCGCGTGCCGGACGGTGACGTCCTCCCCGGCGTCGGCCAGCCGATCGGTCACGCCCTCCAGCGGCGTCGCGAGATTCCGGTGGACGTCGTTGGCGAGCGCTTTCAGCGGCGAGACGTAGAGTGCGTGGACGCTGTTCGAGAGCTCCTCGGCCCGAGCGCGCTCGAAGAGGTCGTCGAGGATCGCCGCGAACGCGGCCTGGGTCTTCCCGCTCCCGGTCGGCGCACAGATGAGGGCGTTCGTCCCGTCGTCGATCAGCGGGATGGCTTCCTTCTGCGGGGGCGTGAAAAACCCGCCGTTCTGGGGGACGAACGCGCCGAACTGATCGACCCACCACTCGCGCAGTGGTGACTGGAACCGATCGAGGACGTCGCTATCATCGATCGCGATCGACTCGGAATCGAACTCGACGGCGCGTGCGGCCAGCAACTCGCGTCCGGTCGTCATCGAATAGCCGAGGTTCGCTCTCGGCGACCTTCTGTGTTTGGCAGGGGGGGCTGTTCGGGCCGCCCGACCTGCGGCCAGGCCCGCCGGGGGAGACAGACCCAAGCCGCCGACGGCCCAGTCGACTGTATGCACACCGACGCGATCGACGACGCCGAGTCCCGGGCGCATATCCTCGACGCCTGGACCGACGGGGCCCGCGACGCACTCGCCGACGCCGGGGCCGCGGCCGTCCGGGAGGCGACCGACGCCGACGCCGTGACCCTCGACGCGATCCAGGCGGGCGAGATCGAGCCGATTCCACTGGAGACCGTCGCGGGCGTGCTCGCCTGTGACCCCGACCAGCCAGACGCCGACGTGATCGCCGCCGAGGCGCGCGATCGACTGCTGCTGGGGATGACACGCGCGGTCCTCGACGTCGATCGGCTGGCGGCGCTGGTCGAGACCGATCGGACCGCGACCGAACTCCAGCAGGCCATCGAAGGGCGAGCCGAACTCCCGATGGGCGAGTTCGCGAGTTTGCGCGCGGCGATCGCCCGGGAATCGTGATCGACAGCGTCGCGATTCTGGGCTGTGGATGGGTCGGCTGTGAACTCGGGCGCATCCTCGCGGGGCGGGTCCGGGCGGTCGGCGTTCGTCGCTCCGACGCCGGCCTGGAGCGCGTCCGCGGAGCCGGGATCGACGCCGTCCAGGCGGATCTGACCGACGCCGACAGCCTGGCGCGCGTCCCCGACGTCGAAGCGCTCGTCGTCGCCGCGACGCCCGACGATCGGACGGCGGCGGCCGCACGCAGGCTGCACGTCGACGGCCTCCGGACGGCGATCGACCACTTTTCCGGGCGCGAAGCCCCACCCGATCGGCTCGTCTACGTCTCCTCGACCGGCGTGTACGGCGATCACGGCGGCGACTGGGTCGACGAATCGACCGAAATCGACCCGCCGACCGCGAAACTCGAGGCGATCGCAACCGCCGAGCGGATCACTCGCGAGCGCAGCGGCGCAATCGACGGCACCGTCGCCCGGTTCGGCGGGCTCTACGGGCCAGAACGCTATCGAATGGCCCGCTACGTCGAGGGGCCAGTCACCGCGGGCTGGCTCAACTCGATCCACCGCGACGACGCTGCGGGCGCGATCGCCCACCTCATCGCGACCGACGCCCGGCCCGACATCGTCAACGTCGTCGACGGATCGCCGGTCGAGAAACACCGCTTCGCGGACTGGTTGGCCGAGCAGTGTGGTCGGCCCCAACCCCCGAAACGAAGCGTCGCCGAGCGCATCGACGCGCTCGACGACCCGAACGGTGATCGCGGGGCGCGAATCCGCGCCCAGAAACGCGTCGCGGGAGATCGACTCCGATCACTTGGGTTTCGCCCGCGCTGCCCCTCCGCACGGGCCGGGTTCGCCGCGGCGGTCGCCGCCGGGAACTGTCCCTGATCGCGGCGCTCTTTTCGATGCCGTGCGACCGACCGGCATGGGCTACGCACAGATCGATCCGGCGGATCTCGCGGCGACCGACGACTTTTCGTGCGACCGACGCTCGATCGACGAGGCCGTCGGACTCGACGCGCTCGCGCTAACGGTGTACACGATCGCACCCGGCGAATCGCTGGCGCGATCGTACCATCGCCACGCGACCCGCGAAGAGGCGTTCTACGTGCTCGACGGCGCGTTGACCGTCGAGACCGCCGAGGGCGAGCGGACCGTCCCTGCCGGCGAGGTGTTCGTCGCGGAGGCCGACAGTCCACATCGGCCGTACAACCCCGCGAGCGCGAGCGATCCGGTGCGCGTGCTCGCCGCGGGCGCGCCACGATCGGATCCAGGACTGCCCGCCGACCGCCCGGAGTGAAGTGGGTCCGGGTCCAACCCCCACCGATGGACCGGTATCGGGCGACAGTGGTCACGACCGCCCTCGTCGTCGCACTGGCGGGCTGTTCGCTGCCGAGCGATGCGCCGACCGACACCGTCACGCCGGTCGATATCGGCTCGACGGACCCGCCCGGCGTCTCCACCCGGACCGACAGCGTCGACGCCGAGGCGTTGCTCGACGCTCACGAGCGCGCCCTCGCGAATCGATCGTTCGCCCTGCGAGTGAACCGGACCGAGCGGCAGCACGGCGAGACCGTCGGCACGCTCGGGGTCGACGCGGGGTTCGGCGCGGCTGACGGGGAGTACCGAATGGACGTTCGGGCCAGCGGCCGATTGACGGCGTACGCCTGGGCCCAGCGCTCGCGATACTGGGCCGGCGACGGCCAGTCGGTCGTCGTCCGCGAGTACAACCAGACGACGCTGTATCATCAAACCGAGCCGGCACGGTGGGCGCTCCCGATCGAGTCGACGCGCCGCTCGCGGATTGCGGGCGCGCTCGCGGACCTCACCGTGACGAGTATCGAGCCCCAGGCCAGCGGCGTCCGGATCGAAGCACGCGCCGATCCCGCCGGCGACGGCGTGACCGACTTCTGGTCGGCACCCACGGTTCGATCGGCGACGCTCGTCCTCGACGTGTCGAACGCCGGCCTGATTCGTGCGATCGACCTGGAGTACACGCTCGTCGAGAGCGACGGCGACCGCATCCAGATTCGAGAGACGACGCAGATCGACGGCGTCGGATCGACGACCGTCGGCCGCCCGGCGTGGGTCGAGACTGCGCTCCCGAACGCCTCGTCAGCCACGCCCGACCGCGATCGGCCGGGCTACTGAGGTCGGGACCGCCGGCCGAACCTACTCACCGACGAGATCGTCGGCCATGGCTTCGGGGTCGAACGCCTCCAGGTCGTCGTACCCCTGCCCGGTGCCCAAAAAGAGGATCGGCCGGCCGGTCACCTGTGCGATCGAGATGGCCGCGCCGCCCTGAGCGTCGGCGTCGGCTTTCGTGAGCACCGTCCCGTCGATGGCGGCGGCGTCGTCGAACTCCCGCGCGCGATTCACGGCGTCTTGCCCGGCGACCGCCTCGTCGACGAACAGCGTCAGGTCGGGCTCGACGACGCGGTCGATCTTTTCGAGTTGGGCCATCAGATCGTCGCTCGTGTGGAGTCGACCGGCGGTGTCGCCCAACACGACGTCGACGTCGTGGGCGTCGGCGTACTCGACGGCGTCGTAGATCACCGCGGCGGGATCGCTGCCCTGCTCGTGGTGGATGCACTCGACGTCGAGCGCCTCCGCGTGCTCGATGAGTTGCTCGTTCGCGCCCGCGCGAAACGTGTCGCCGTTGGCGACGACCGACGAGTAGCCCGCCCGGTCGAGATACCGGACGAGTTTCGCGATGGTCGTGGTCTTCCCGACGCCGTTGACACCCGTAAAGACGACCACGGCGGGGTCGTCGCCGGCCTCGATCGCCTCGATGAAGTCCAGATCGCCAACGTCGAGCGTGTCGTAGAGTGCCTCCCGGAGTGCATCCCGCGCCAGATCGCCCGTACTCGACAGTCGACGGCGCGTCTCACCGAGCAGCGTCGCTTCGACGCGGTCGATGATGCGCTCGGCGACCGACAGCTCGACGTCGCTCGCGAGGAGGGCGAACTCCAGGTCGTCGAGGTGGCCTGCGAGGTCGTCCTCGTCGACGACGGTCTTGCCACTGGCGAACAGTTTGGCCCGTTCGGTCAGGCCGCGACCGTCGTCGGCCTCGGCGTCGGAGTCCGCCTCGACTGACGTCTCGGCGTCCGCTCCAGTTTCGGCGTCCGCACCGTCCGCGTCTTCGGCCCGATCGGCGTCCGTAGCGGCCGGGGTTTCGGCACCGTCGTCGTCCGGCGCGGTCTCGGCGTCGGCAGCTGCCGACGCGTCGGCCTCTGACGGTGGCGACGGCTCCTCGTCAGCGGACGCTTCGGTCGGTGGGGCGTCGGCGTCCTCGGCCGCGGCGTCGGCGTCAGGCTCCTCGATGTCGTCGTCGACGTCCTCGGTAAAGGAGGACAGACGGTCTTTGAGCCCGTCGAACATCGGCTATTCGTCGTTTTCGGAGGCCTGCTGTTGTTGCATCTGCTGTTGCATCTGCTGTTGTTGCATCTGCTGTTGCATCTGCTGGGCGCGCTGTTCGAGTTCCTGACTCTCCTCGTCGAGCGCGTCGATGTCGTCGTTGAGGTCGTCGATCCGGGCGTCGTGGGCGTCCTGTTTGAGTTCGAGCGTCTCGACGGCGCCGTCGGCGTCGCGCTCGGCGGCGTAGCCGTCACCGATCTCGACGACGATCTCCTCGATGTCCTCGATGGTCGCGCGGACGTACGCGCCCCCGCCGAGCGGGACCTGCACGGACTCGTCGGTGTCCAGGGACTCGATCGCCTCGATGGCGTCGTCGATGTCGCCCTGTTCCTCGCGGTGGGCCTGGATCTCCGTGCGGATGGTGTTCTGCTCGGATTCGATCTCCTCGATGGCCTCGACGAGTTGCTGGAGCTGCTGGCGGCCCTGACCCTGGCTCATTGTGCGGCCTCCTCGACGGTGTCGACGGTCATCTCCGTCCGTTTGAGGCCGTGTCGCGACCCCATCGTCGCGAACGCGCGCTCGGTCGCGACATCGGCGTTGGGCGCGTCGATTGCTGTCTCGAACGAGCGGTCGCCCGCTCGGTCCTCGTAGGTTCCTGCGACTGTGTACGTTCCCATGTCCGAACGGGGGGCCGGATCGCGGAAGAATCTTCTCATCCAGCCCTGGACTCGCTGGGCCAACCGTCACGAAAAAATCGAGGTCCGGGTGCGGGAATTGAACCCGCCTCTGAGCCCCCACAAGGCTCAAGGATGCCACTACCCCAACCCGGACGCGCTGAGGCATTCGTTCGTATTCCAGCGCGGGGCAAATAGGTTTCGACACGACACCGCGAGCGCACGGCGCCACCGTGGCCGGGACCTGTCCCGGCCGATCCCGAGGCGCTTTTTGTCGTCCCGGCCCGAGGACGGGTGTGGCGATCACCGACCGCATCCAGCTGAAAAATCACCGCCAGATCCAGTCACAGCTGGAGACGTCGATCCCCAAGCGCGCGTTCGCTGGGGCGACTCTCGACGCGTTCTACGCCCGCGAGGGGCTCGCAGAGGTCGACGATGCGACGCGCGACCGCCTCGAAGCGTTCGCAGAGGACTTTCTGGTCTGTGACTGTGAAGGCGCACCCCACTGTGGCTGTGGCGAGCGGGCCTTCGTCGAGTACCTGCTGGACCTGCGCGCGAGCGGCCTGGGTCCGGACGCCATCGTCGACGTGATGGAAGACGACTACATGCTCACGGCCTACAGCGGCGACGTGCTCGGATTCCTCGACGAGAGTGTCCGCACGCTCGAAGCGGTCTCGGCACTCGCAGACGTCGACGGTCGCGACGAGGTCGCGGACGCGGCCCGATCACGACGCGACGATCTCGTGGGGTGAGGACGGCCGAGCACCACCGCGCCAATCAAAACGGCGTGTCGTCGAGGTCCGTCTCGATGCGGTAGGCCGATCCCTCGTCGCCCGCGTCGAGGTCTTCGAGGTGGACCACGTCGTCGGTGCCCTCTTCCAACTGCGCGACGTAGCGTTTGTACTCTTCGAGTTGCTCGCGGAGGTGATCGGCTTCGAGTTCGAGGCGTTCGTGCTCGCGGATGAACCGCTTCGGCACCTCGACTTTCGGTGGGAAGGAACCGTCGACCTCGCTCGCGTCTCCCTCGGAAACGACCTCGACCTGTCCGTCGTGGTCGACGAGTTTGTCGACGTAGTCCCGAAACATCGCAGACAGCGAGAGGTCCCGAGACTCCGCGATCTCCCGCAGGGCCTCGAACTTCGCCTCGCTGACCCGAAAGGAGATCGTCTTGTTCTTGTTGCCCATCGCTACGAGAATGTCGTCGTCCTCGCACTTAACGGTTCGTCAGACACGCTGCCCTCGGGGAGTTCGATCCTCGTCGAAGTGACGAAGTACGGGAACAGGGGAGCGCCCTACGCCGGCGCAGTCGCGTCTTCGGTGTCGAGATTCTCCAGCGCTTCGACGACCGCCCGGCGGTAGTTCTCGATCGGCCCCTCGTACTCCTCGCGGGCCATCCGAACGTACTCGTCTCCGGCGGCGGTCTCGTAGTGTTCGATCCGGTCGAGCGTGCGCTGGGCGGTCTCGATCACCCACCGGTCGCGCGTCCCCTCGTCGACCTCGGTGATCGACTCCGGCCGGACGGAGACGTTGACCGTCCCGTCGTCGGTCTCGAAGGTGCGGGGTTTACCGACGACGGCGACGTACGCCGGCGGTTCGATGTCGCGCAGCACGCTCGCGGCGTCTGGCTGGTATTGGCCGGCGTAGACGAAGAAGGGGTCGCCGTTCGGGTCGACGACCCGGCCCTGCCAGTACTCGCTGTCCTGGCCGACGTCTTCGGTCTCGGTGAGCGTCCCGACGATGAAGACGCGGTTCGAGCGCTGGCCCGTCGGGAGGAGTGCATAGACGGGAGCGCGGTCGTCGTCCGATTCCTTGAACGTGACCGTGGCGTCGTTGAACTCCGTGGCGAAGACGCGGCGCGCGACTTCGCGAGTGGGCGTAGTGCTCATTGCATCGACCTCGCTTGGACCAGCACGTCGTCGGCTGTCCCGGGGGCACCCAGGCGTTCGAACGCATCGACCAGGAGATACCGTCCGATCGTCGGGCCCTCGACGTGGTAGTACCGCCCGAGCACGTCGGCGGCCATCTCCTCGACGACGACCGACGTATCGAGGGCGTCCATCGCCATGTCCTGGGCCTCGTCGAGCGTGATGCCGGTCAACTCCTCGGTGGCCTCCCGATCGAACAGGACTTCGCTGACGGTCTCGCCGTCGTCGAGGACGCCCTTGATCCGCAGGTCGAACGTGCCCTCGACTTCGCCGTGTTCGGAACACCGGCCGTTCTGGAGGACGCGCGTGCAGTCCTCGTCGGGACAGCGCTTGATCAGACCGCTCCCCGACTGGACGTCGACCATCGCGCCCTCGACGGTCTCGCTATCGTCGCCGACCTCGATCTCCTCGT belongs to Halococcoides cellulosivorans and includes:
- a CDS encoding DUF5791 family protein; protein product: MHTDAIDDAESRAHILDAWTDGARDALADAGAAAVREATDADAVTLDAIQAGEIEPIPLETVAGVLACDPDQPDADVIAAEARDRLLLGMTRAVLDVDRLAALVETDRTATELQQAIEGRAELPMGEFASLRAAIARES
- a CDS encoding NAD(P)H-binding protein, which translates into the protein MDSVAILGCGWVGCELGRILAGRVRAVGVRRSDAGLERVRGAGIDAVQADLTDADSLARVPDVEALVVAATPDDRTAAAARRLHVDGLRTAIDHFSGREAPPDRLVYVSSTGVYGDHGGDWVDESTEIDPPTAKLEAIATAERITRERSGAIDGTVARFGGLYGPERYRMARYVEGPVTAGWLNSIHRDDAAGAIAHLIATDARPDIVNVVDGSPVEKHRFADWLAEQCGRPQPPKRSVAERIDALDDPNGDRGARIRAQKRVAGDRLRSLGFRPRCPSARAGFAAAVAAGNCP
- a CDS encoding cupin domain-containing protein gives rise to the protein MGYAQIDPADLAATDDFSCDRRSIDEAVGLDALALTVYTIAPGESLARSYHRHATREEAFYVLDGALTVETAEGERTVPAGEVFVAEADSPHRPYNPASASDPVRVLAAGAPRSDPGLPADRPE
- a CDS encoding DUF7537 family lipoprotein → MDRYRATVVTTALVVALAGCSLPSDAPTDTVTPVDIGSTDPPGVSTRTDSVDAEALLDAHERALANRSFALRVNRTERQHGETVGTLGVDAGFGAADGEYRMDVRASGRLTAYAWAQRSRYWAGDGQSVVVREYNQTTLYHQTEPARWALPIESTRRSRIAGALADLTVTSIEPQASGVRIEARADPAGDGVTDFWSAPTVRSATLVLDVSNAGLIRAIDLEYTLVESDGDRIQIRETTQIDGVGSTTVGRPAWVETALPNASSATPDRDRPGY
- the ftsY gene encoding signal recognition particle-docking protein FtsY produces the protein MFDGLKDRLSSFTEDVDDDIEEPDADAAAEDADAPPTEASADEEPSPPSEADASAAADAETAPDDDGAETPAATDADRAEDADGADAETGADAETSVEADSDAEADDGRGLTERAKLFASGKTVVDEDDLAGHLDDLEFALLASDVELSVAERIIDRVEATLLGETRRRLSSTGDLARDALREALYDTLDVGDLDFIEAIEAGDDPAVVVFTGVNGVGKTTTIAKLVRYLDRAGYSSVVANGDTFRAGANEQLIEHAEALDVECIHHEQGSDPAAVIYDAVEYADAHDVDVVLGDTAGRLHTSDDLMAQLEKIDRVVEPDLTLFVDEAVAGQDAVNRAREFDDAAAIDGTVLTKADADAQGGAAISIAQVTGRPILFLGTGQGYDDLEAFDPEAMADDLVGE
- the pfdA gene encoding prefoldin subunit alpha, whose translation is MSQGQGRQQLQQLVEAIEEIESEQNTIRTEIQAHREEQGDIDDAIEAIESLDTDESVQVPLGGGAYVRATIEDIEEIVVEIGDGYAAERDADGAVETLELKQDAHDARIDDLNDDIDALDEESQELEQRAQQMQQQMQQQQMQQQMQQQQASENDE
- the rpl18a gene encoding 50S ribosomal protein L18Ae; protein product: MGTYTVAGTYEDRAGDRSFETAIDAPNADVATERAFATMGSRHGLKRTEMTVDTVEEAAQ
- a CDS encoding DUF5814 domain-containing protein, whose translation is MAITDRIQLKNHRQIQSQLETSIPKRAFAGATLDAFYAREGLAEVDDATRDRLEAFAEDFLVCDCEGAPHCGCGERAFVEYLLDLRASGLGPDAIVDVMEDDYMLTAYSGDVLGFLDESVRTLEAVSALADVDGRDEVADAARSRRDDLVG
- a CDS encoding CopG family transcriptional regulator: MGNKNKTISFRVSEAKFEALREIAESRDLSLSAMFRDYVDKLVDHDGQVEVVSEGDASEVDGSFPPKVEVPKRFIREHERLELEADHLREQLEEYKRYVAQLEEGTDDVVHLEDLDAGDEGSAYRIETDLDDTPF
- a CDS encoding RPA family protein — encoded protein: MSTTPTREVARRVFATEFNDATVTFKESDDDRAPVYALLPTGQRSNRVFIVGTLTETEDVGQDSEYWQGRVVDPNGDPFFVYAGQYQPDAASVLRDIEPPAYVAVVGKPRTFETDDGTVNVSVRPESITEVDEGTRDRWVIETAQRTLDRIEHYETAAGDEYVRMAREEYEGPIENYRRAVVEALENLDTEDATAPA